A single genomic interval of Paenibacillus macerans harbors:
- a CDS encoding carbohydrate ABC transporter permease → MKMNKLRADVQAFLFLLPFLVVYFLFTIWPMIKGVEMSFYKWTLIKKMKYLGLGNYERMFQDHEFWAAIGHSAIFVITTTPAMLALAIVLALIANRNSRLQRFYRSVFFIPSILSVAVASYLGLFLFQPYTGLVNSLLHLLRLLPEGAEIFWLSETGLAWIAVSLLTLWWTVGFNFILYLSAMQDIPDEVYEAARLDGATDSQVFWKITLPLLSPITKTITMLQIIASFKVFMQIYVMTGGGPLDQTRPVIQYIWQTGFRKNDLGYASAMSYMLFVILLVLSGLQYWVNNRKEAK, encoded by the coding sequence ATGAAGATGAACAAACTGAGAGCGGACGTGCAGGCATTCCTGTTCCTGCTCCCCTTCTTGGTCGTTTATTTCCTGTTTACGATCTGGCCGATGATCAAGGGCGTGGAAATGAGCTTCTATAAATGGACGCTGATCAAAAAGATGAAATACCTCGGCTTGGGCAATTACGAGCGGATGTTTCAGGACCACGAATTTTGGGCGGCGATCGGACACTCGGCCATTTTCGTCATCACCACGACCCCGGCGATGCTCGCCCTGGCCATCGTACTGGCGCTGATCGCCAACCGGAACTCCAGGCTGCAGCGGTTTTACCGCAGCGTGTTTTTTATCCCCAGCATTTTGTCCGTGGCGGTCGCTTCCTATCTGGGCTTGTTTCTGTTCCAACCTTATACGGGACTGGTGAACTCATTGCTTCACCTGCTTAGGCTGCTTCCGGAAGGCGCGGAAATTTTCTGGCTGTCGGAAACGGGGCTGGCCTGGATCGCTGTTTCGCTGCTCACGCTCTGGTGGACGGTCGGTTTTAACTTCATTTTATATTTGTCGGCGATGCAGGATATCCCGGATGAGGTTTACGAAGCGGCGCGCCTGGACGGGGCCACCGATTCCCAGGTTTTTTGGAAAATCACCCTCCCGCTGCTGAGCCCGATCACCAAAACGATCACCATGCTGCAAATTATCGCTTCATTTAAGGTGTTTATGCAGATCTACGTCATGACCGGCGGCGGTCCTTTGGACCAAACCCGTCCCGTCATCCAGTACATTTGGCAAACGGGTTTCCGCAAAAACGACCTCGGTTACGCCTCGGCCATGTCCTACATGCTGTTTGTCATTTTGCTGGTGCTGTCCGGGCTGCAGTATTGGGTGAACAACCGGAAGGAGGCGAAATAG
- a CDS encoding ABC transporter substrate-binding protein, giving the protein MKKSFAMLLVLLLSISFALSACGGGGNNAAAPSGNEGTNGQNDESASNGGGEKIQLSFWTLFSGGDGDNMQAMIDAFNKEHPDIQVKNTKLEWGEYYTKLITAVGNGNGPDVGISHISRLPDLIDQGVVTELDDVAAEAGVDWSSFNQNILDASVVDGAHYAVPIDTHPFIMYYNKKLLKDAGLLGEDGKPVMEQSADGFVAFLNTLKEKLPAKVTPFALSNTNDDPFRLWWALYSQLGGNDVVSDDLTTAQVDTDKAVQAAQYVQDLFHKYKVIKLNDPDFYKNFQSGTAAIMMTGVWATGTWESTEGLEFGAMPIPKIFDQEATWGDSHTVILPVTKDEDPSKRKAAITFANWLADNGGQVWAKAGHIPSKPSVFEKQEFKDLPYRSDYVSVASTVKFSKPSTKNWQIRDLAMFKYLNEVWANKMTPADGIAKMTEEVQKVLNE; this is encoded by the coding sequence ATGAAAAAAAGCTTTGCAATGCTGCTCGTTTTGTTGCTGTCAATCTCTTTTGCGTTAAGCGCGTGCGGTGGCGGTGGAAATAACGCTGCGGCGCCATCCGGTAACGAAGGGACGAACGGGCAAAATGATGAAAGCGCTTCAAATGGCGGCGGCGAGAAGATCCAGTTATCGTTCTGGACGCTTTTCTCCGGCGGAGACGGCGACAATATGCAGGCGATGATCGATGCCTTCAACAAGGAACATCCCGACATTCAAGTGAAAAATACAAAGCTGGAATGGGGAGAGTATTACACCAAGCTGATTACCGCGGTTGGCAACGGCAACGGACCGGATGTCGGCATCTCCCACATTTCCCGGCTGCCCGATCTGATCGACCAGGGGGTCGTCACCGAGCTTGACGATGTGGCCGCCGAAGCCGGCGTGGACTGGTCTTCCTTTAACCAAAACATCCTTGACGCTTCCGTAGTGGATGGCGCGCACTATGCGGTGCCGATCGATACGCACCCGTTTATTATGTACTACAACAAGAAGCTGCTGAAAGACGCGGGGCTGCTTGGCGAAGACGGCAAACCGGTCATGGAGCAATCGGCCGACGGTTTCGTCGCTTTCCTGAACACGCTGAAAGAAAAACTGCCGGCAAAAGTGACTCCGTTTGCCTTGTCTAACACAAATGACGATCCGTTCCGTTTGTGGTGGGCGCTGTACTCCCAGCTCGGGGGCAATGACGTCGTTTCCGACGACTTGACCACCGCCCAGGTAGATACGGACAAAGCGGTTCAGGCGGCCCAATATGTCCAGGATCTTTTCCATAAATATAAAGTCATTAAACTGAACGACCCGGACTTCTACAAAAATTTCCAAAGCGGTACGGCTGCCATTATGATGACCGGAGTTTGGGCCACAGGTACTTGGGAGTCCACGGAAGGGCTGGAATTCGGCGCGATGCCGATCCCGAAAATCTTCGATCAGGAAGCGACCTGGGGCGATTCCCATACCGTGATTCTTCCGGTGACCAAAGATGAAGACCCGTCCAAGCGGAAAGCGGCGATCACGTTCGCCAACTGGCTGGCCGACAACGGCGGCCAGGTATGGGCGAAAGCCGGCCATATCCCATCCAAACCGTCCGTGTTTGAAAAACAGGAGTTTAAGGATCTTCCTTACCGGAGCGATTACGTATCCGTGGCTTCGACCGTGAAGTTCAGCAAACCGTCCACGAAAAACTGGCAAATCCGCGATTTGGCCATGTTCAAATATTTGAATGAAGTATGGGCCAACAAAATGACGCCGGCGGACGGCATCGCCAAAATGACCGAGGAAGTCCAAAAGGTATTAAACGAATAG
- a CDS encoding carbohydrate ABC transporter permease: protein MKWFYRIFSLLMALLFAFPLIWMLVVSVKKEGMKIISVVDWFTPPYSLAVYNEVITGTKLLAWSWNSFFIAVCVTVLTLIIAAMSGFAMSKIPFRYRTFMFFFILAGLLIPGEATLIPLYQVAKDMEILNTYMGLIFPVLASPFAIIVLKSFFDGIPNDLLESVQMDGGGIWRIFINIMLPLTRPALVSIAILTFIGSWNNFLWPFLSVTDDNLFTLPMGIPTLMNQYTEDYVKPMVINTVASLPIMVLFLIFERQIIKGVSLSGIKG from the coding sequence ATGAAGTGGTTTTACCGGATTTTTTCCCTGTTGATGGCGCTGCTGTTCGCTTTTCCGTTAATTTGGATGCTGGTCGTTTCGGTCAAAAAGGAAGGCATGAAAATCATCTCCGTCGTCGACTGGTTTACCCCGCCTTATTCGCTGGCGGTTTACAACGAAGTCATTACCGGCACCAAACTGTTGGCCTGGTCCTGGAACAGCTTTTTCATCGCCGTCTGCGTCACCGTGCTTACGCTGATCATCGCCGCGATGTCCGGGTTCGCCATGTCCAAAATTCCGTTCCGGTACCGGACGTTTATGTTTTTCTTCATTTTGGCGGGGCTGCTGATTCCCGGCGAAGCGACTTTGATTCCATTGTATCAGGTCGCCAAGGACATGGAGATTCTCAACACTTATATGGGGCTGATTTTTCCCGTTTTGGCCTCCCCGTTTGCGATCATCGTGCTAAAAAGCTTTTTCGACGGCATTCCGAACGACCTGCTGGAAAGCGTGCAGATGGACGGCGGCGGCATCTGGCGGATTTTCATCAACATCATGCTTCCGCTTACCCGTCCCGCGTTGGTGTCGATCGCGATTCTAACGTTTATCGGCTCCTGGAACAACTTCCTGTGGCCGTTCCTGTCCGTCACCGATGACAACCTGTTTACTTTGCCGATGGGAATCCCGACGTTAATGAATCAATATACCGAAGATTATGTCAAGCCGATGGTCATCAACACGGTGGCCTCCCTGCCGATCATGGTGCTGTTCCTGATTTTCGAACGGCAGATCATCAAGGGCGTCAGCCTCTCGGGGATCAAAGGGTAA
- a CDS encoding glycoside hydrolase family 2 protein → MTNQLMRGEYPRPQFVREKWASLNGEWEFAFDDDGIGEREAWYEQGKGRFNQKITVPFCFQSRLSGIGDTSVHDRVWYRKSFTVPDEYYAGRVLLHFGAVDYEAKVWVNGKLAAVHEGGHTPFHADITDVLVKGGNTVVVKATDYSRDVSLPRGKQYWEDQSAGIFYTRTTGIWQSVWLEPVPETYVERIRMIPDIDKNDLDLEVFLAGCRPGVQVSVKAVISFKGEFVSEDCFALIHVTGRRSIHLEDFNDHGLGRWWTPEHPNLYDLELTLLVDGETVDSVKSYFGMRKISIEDGKLLLNNRPYYMKMVLDQGYFPEGLLTAPSDDDLRRDVELTKAMGFNGARKHQKIEDPRYLYWADRLGLLLWGEMANAFRFSETYAGRITREWIQAVERDFNHPCIVVWVPLNESWGVTNILVDRQQQQHALSLYHLTKSLDRTRPVISNDGWELVATDLLTIHDYEWRREVLAERYAARATALAAKPGNRWILVPGFPDEGQPILLTEFGGISFKAGDWDGWGYSGAENEQDFAARLQNVIEPVLQSPVVQGFCYTQFTDVEQEINGLLTYDRKPKIPLETIRSIVAGT, encoded by the coding sequence ATGACAAACCAACTTATGCGCGGTGAATATCCGCGGCCCCAGTTCGTCCGCGAGAAGTGGGCGAGCCTGAACGGAGAATGGGAATTCGCCTTTGACGATGACGGGATAGGGGAGCGGGAAGCCTGGTATGAGCAGGGAAAAGGGCGGTTCAACCAAAAAATCACGGTTCCGTTCTGTTTTCAAAGCCGGCTGAGCGGGATCGGAGACACGTCGGTTCATGACCGAGTTTGGTATCGCAAATCATTCACCGTTCCCGATGAATACTACGCGGGCAGAGTGCTGCTGCATTTCGGCGCCGTCGATTACGAGGCCAAAGTATGGGTTAACGGCAAGCTGGCGGCGGTTCATGAAGGCGGACACACGCCGTTTCATGCCGACATCACGGACGTTCTCGTCAAGGGCGGCAATACCGTCGTCGTGAAGGCGACCGACTACAGCCGCGACGTCTCGTTGCCGCGCGGCAAGCAGTATTGGGAGGATCAGTCGGCGGGGATCTTCTACACGCGCACGACCGGGATTTGGCAGAGCGTATGGCTTGAGCCGGTGCCCGAAACGTATGTGGAGCGCATTCGGATGATTCCGGACATCGACAAAAACGATCTCGATCTGGAGGTGTTTCTGGCGGGCTGCCGGCCTGGCGTACAGGTTAGCGTTAAGGCCGTTATATCCTTCAAGGGCGAGTTTGTATCCGAAGATTGCTTCGCCTTGATCCATGTTACGGGGCGCCGCTCCATCCATCTGGAGGATTTTAACGATCACGGCCTGGGGCGGTGGTGGACACCGGAACACCCGAACCTTTACGATTTGGAGCTGACGCTGCTGGTGGACGGGGAAACGGTGGATTCGGTAAAAAGCTATTTCGGCATGCGGAAAATCTCCATTGAAGACGGCAAGCTGCTGCTCAACAATCGGCCTTATTATATGAAAATGGTGCTGGATCAAGGTTATTTTCCGGAAGGGCTGCTGACCGCCCCCAGCGACGACGACTTGCGCAGAGATGTGGAACTCACCAAGGCGATGGGCTTTAATGGAGCAAGGAAGCATCAAAAGATCGAGGATCCCCGGTATTTATATTGGGCCGACCGGCTTGGCCTTCTGTTATGGGGGGAAATGGCCAATGCTTTCCGTTTTTCCGAAACTTACGCGGGCCGTATTACCCGGGAGTGGATTCAGGCCGTGGAGCGGGATTTCAATCACCCGTGCATCGTGGTTTGGGTGCCGCTGAACGAGAGCTGGGGCGTCACCAACATTTTGGTGGACCGGCAGCAACAGCAGCACGCTTTGTCTCTGTATCATTTAACGAAATCGCTGGACCGGACACGCCCCGTCATCTCCAATGACGGATGGGAGCTGGTCGCCACCGACTTGCTCACCATTCACGATTATGAATGGCGGCGGGAGGTGCTGGCGGAACGGTATGCCGCGCGGGCAACCGCTTTGGCCGCCAAGCCGGGCAACCGCTGGATTCTCGTACCCGGGTTCCCGGACGAAGGGCAGCCGATCCTGCTGACGGAGTTTGGCGGCATTTCCTTCAAAGCCGGCGATTGGGACGGATGGGGTTATTCCGGGGCCGAAAATGAGCAGGATTTTGCGGCGCGTTTGCAGAATGTAATTGAACCCGTTTTGCAATCGCCGGTGGTGCAGGGCTTTTGTTACACCCAATTTACCGATGTGGAACAGGAAATCAACGGCCTGTTGACCTATGACCGGAAGCCGAAAATTCCGCTGGAAACCATCCGTTCGATTGT